Genomic DNA from Porites lutea chromosome 4, jaPorLute2.1, whole genome shotgun sequence:
TGCAACAGAACACCGGACTTTTATTCACATATAAGCAGcacgtcggactcgcaatccggcgaaCCCCGGTTCGACTCCCGCTCTGACCACTAACTGGATTTGTTTCTCGGTCTTAACGAGTTTTATCCTCTGCCACGCTTCTAAATAGCCAACTGCTTGCCTACTGCCAGTTAGGGTTTTTAACCCTGGTATGTTTTATTTATATTGTTTGTTTCAAATTATCTGAGTGGAGTTCCTGTTAACTAGCTAGAGTAGCTAAGTCCACAGTTTCCCTTGCCATAAACAGAGCATCGACTTTCAATATTAACACGTAGGCTGGATTTATTGTAGTTTGCGTTCTTGATCCGACGGATTGTCCCCTAGGAGTCCAGTTTTTCCTTTATATGTTTTGTAAACCTGGGAACACATCCAAGTCTTAATTGTAGTAGGAATTCGTGGACCGCGGGCTTACTGAAGGTTACTGAAGCGTCAAGATTATTCTTCTCTCTTGCTGAAATCGTCATTCAATGCTCAAACTCCATGTTTGCTTTGCTTAGCTTTGTCCACAAGATGATATCAAATTCATATGAACTCTATCtcttagggttgatttccagtgtcgcgtaatttttacgtgcgtacttgcgtaaaatttacgttcgctaataaaatagaggcaacgcatgaaaggtcgctcgaAAGTGTAagagttgaacctcgctcaacctCTTGTTTGAggtcagcactttttatcttgcctctattttatttacgtgattagaATTTACGTGCGTTTACGTGCGTAACCAAAAACGCGTTAGTGCAAATCAAACGTAACAGAGAAACGTACTTGCAAAAGGACAGATGACGTCAATACTCAGATGACGTGGCAGTAATGTCAAAATCGATCGTATTTGTCTAAAGTGCGTTTTCGCTCGCGTGAACAGCAGCTATGCATATTTATTacgacaaaagaaagcgtttaaacaAGAGAGTTCAACTCTGGTCGcctttttaaatgttttgagacaccaacatggcgcacgtgacgtcatgtgaaaacgcttcATAAGTATCCCCGTCTTTCTTGAGCGATTATCTCATTGGTTACCTAGATGTAGCTCCTTTTCTGTACGTGTGATCCCCTACTTGAAACCTTGCCATATCTTCCTCAGCATTTCCACCACAGCTTGTCTAATATGCCTCATTTTCCAGCAGTAAATCAGCGGATTAAGCGTTGAACTTAGAAAAGCAAGAGTCATAGAGTAGAGTCTTAAACCCGTGGTCGTTGTGGTTGTTCCCAAGATAGCAAAGACGACATAGGTACATATTCTTGGAAAATAACAAACCAAGAAAGCGAGATATATGAAGCAAGTTGCAATTGCGAAATTTCTTACTCTTGCACCATCGATGCTCGCATTCTGAGCTGTGTGTTGAAGATGGGCCGCGCGAATTTGCTTTGTATGATACCGCGCGGCTTTATATATTTTGTAGTGAAACCAAGTTGTGATCAAGAGCCCAGAAAtagcaataacaacaaaaaacgagTAATAAACGTGTTGTTGGATCATTAGTCTAAGTAACGATGAAAAAACGCTGAAGACCCACATCAAAGAAACCACAATGAAAGCGCGCTTGCGTGTCACGAGTTCCTGGTATCTGAGGTGAAGATGAATCGCCAAGAATCTGTCTGCGCTTAGAGCCATCACTCCAAAGACTGAAGTACTACCAATAATATTGACGGCCGTAACAAACGCGGTATACATGCTGTTGAAAGTAGAACTATTCTCAGAGTTTCCTTGCACCCTAATGATGATGAGTGCAATAAACATTGGGTGGATTAATATACCGACGCAAAGATCAGATACAGCGAGACTCAGAAGCAATGTTTTGGACGGTTGTTTTGGGAACGTCGTTTTTATCAGCGCTTGAATTGTGATGCTATTCAGCGCAATGGCGGTACATGATAAAAAAGCGTTTAAGACTATATTTGCAATAAATGATGAATGGAGTATTTTATCTCCTTCCATTATCCAGAAAACTAGCAAGAAAGGACGTTTTGATAATGAAATGATGTACTGAAGAATCTCTGAAGATGTCAAGCTTTTAGGAAGAGCTTGGACATGCCGATCTTTGCTGAAACAAGGGTCGAGAAAGGGTTAAAAGTTTGAgaaatgtcatgaaaatatCGACCGGCTGTTCATTGTTTCTTTAACGATGCTGGTTACCTTGTTAAAGATGTACAACGCTGAGAGAAAAACAGTCCGCCTTGGatgcaacaaaataaaaatttgcaaCGTATATCCTGCCTTAAAtaagatttgttttttttcttcttgcgtCACTCAAGATGCTTTGATGTTTCTTCTCGTTTTTACTTTTGGCTCGTTTGATTagctttttcgtgaatgatgaCGAGAAAGCTGTTACGAAGAGTCAAATAGTTGCTTTTCTGTGTACATCTACATATTAAAAGCTGTCAGGTCCGATTGACATCAAGCCAATTATGTTACAAACTTGGTGTGTTTACTTGTTTTAACTGTCTTGTTGCGGCTAAAAGGGCCCGCCTCTCCATGTCCAGCTGCCCCTACCTGAACATTTCCTTAAATAAAGCTTATCATTAAACTGGTGTAGTTATATTGAATTTCGACTCTGCTCGCCATAGATCCTCCAGTAGCTCAGTGGTCAGAGCATCCGAACTAGAACTCGGATTGTCGTGAGCTCGATTCTCACCTGATGCTCgaaattttttctgagctttctgatcttagaattcttcttcttccaaattACAGTTGTTTGCTTTTAATTTGAAAAGTCTGTGAAAACCAAATTAAAACCTTGGTGTGAAGGCGATGTGTTCACTGAGTTCTTCACTGAAAAGGAGGCAGATCACtatgttttctttcttaaatcTTAAAATTGCTATTTAATGTAGATTTCCGTTAGCGCCACtgaaaactgattttttttagtcAATTTTTTCGCTCGAAGGCCTGAAAAGGATAGGATGAAAAGGAGCGGGTAATTATACTTGAGCAAAATGacattaagacggaatccatcaggaaattgagtaatttcaattttcaatggacaaaaaccttgtaccaatATAACTTAAACaattttgtattctttttttacatttttcaagggctatatagttatctgtaataacaccaaagactatttctcacgGGAACCCGAAAAAAtatatgtcaaatttcacaagaattgtgaaaacacaggtaaaattctgaaaatttcatttgtaaggttcattttgtgaaatttgacatttatttgcTCGGAATCTCATAAGGatttgtctttggtgttattgcagataactaattacctccctagcccttgaaaaatgtaaaaaaggatgcgatattgtttaaataattctggtacaaggtttttgtccactgaaaattaaaacttcTTAATTTGCTGATGAATTCCGTCTTAAACTCGTAGTATTTTTTAAGCTCTGTGTACCATTAataaggggcacccaacaacggtTTCCTCGTAAATagattgaaaacactttttatccTGAACACTTTTAAGTTATCAACTATCATTGCAACACAAATGAGATTTCTTGCCTTCTTGTCCATTTGGGGGAGTCACGAGAAGTTACGCGAGAGTCTCACGAGAAAGGTGACGCGAGTGCGAGGGACGCGTTCTCTCGCGCACTTTCATTACGGTTCACTTACATGGCACTTTCGTGGCGCGAAAAATCGTGATAAATTAGAGCTTTTGAATAAACGCATTTTAAGATTTATCTTTAATTATGCAAATTCTAGTTATGACGAGTTGCTAAAGAAGGCTAAGACAGCATCTTTGTACAGTGGAAGAAATCACAAAGTGCTTATTGTAGtgtttaaaagcttatttgtcTCTGCGTATCCTAAATATCTTAAGAAAGTGTTCTCTCTTCGCAGctccaaatattttttaagagGGAACAATGTACTAAGCTTACTTGAATAGGACAATCACTTATCGACTCGAGCCCATCAAGTACGAAGCTGCAAAGCTCTGGAACTCACTTAAAGACGACATGAGACAAATAATATCAATCGATGGCTTTAAAAATTCCTCAAGCAATTTGAATTttcataagaattatttttactGTATTCTATGGTGCTTCTGATGGTTAAATCTGTATTTGTGGGCTTGTTCCGGCAAAATTAATGTGTTATCCAGCTTTCCGTTCGTCTTGAAGGTATACATACAAAAATTACTCTGTTGTATTCCTTGTAGTAAAACATACAGTCAATCAGAATTTAGGAAAGTCTTACATGTTCGTGGATATATGAAGCTAAAGTGGAACCTCGATGTAACTAACCTCTATTTAACGAAGTTCTCTGTATAAAGAACGATTTCCTTTACCCCAGTTATAGTACTAAATATacgaaaaagaacctcgatataacaaaagcTCGTTaaagcgaacaaattttgccagttccTTGGTTGTTCGTTGTATCGAGGTACCTTGTATAATTAGACAAAGTACGACGTCGACTGACGTCAGAAAACAATAGCTTGACTGAGCATAACTACAAATCTGCATGTGCATCGTGCTAATGAGTTTACTCCGGTTTggataagaaaggaaaatggaaaTACTGATTATGCCTTACTTATTGTTATTTTGCTGTAGGCAGTACGTCAGCTTACAAACATTCATCAGCAGATGACCGAAATTCTTGTGCAGAAATATGGAGTAAGTTCTTTCTTTTGGTTGTTACTGTGTTGAAGCGTAAAGCGGCCTTCGTTTGAGGTCTATTTCTTAGGTTAAGAATTGTGTAAAGTTAAAGATACTCATCTTACGCCGGAAACTCGTAACCGTACTAAAACTGTCAAACCTGAGGCGGACAGTGCACTCACTttactacccccccccccccccccccccatctacCCCTTTCCCTTTCTCTCTATCAGTGCTTATTTGAGTCTGGGCTCTTAATACTTTTTCCTATCTAAAGGTTTAGCACCAGTTATTCGAGGTTGACCGCTTACACTTGTTTGCTCCCTGAAAAAAACACTTGatattgcttttatcccatcataTCAGTCCTTAAGAGAGTGCAACGATGGCGGATATCTTGAATGAGATCTATTAGGATCCTTCGTAATTTATTCAGTTCTTAACCTAAGAAGGCCACGGGTACCCTTTGTAACTATGAATTGTGTGATTTCAGCAATCTGCTCGATGTATAACAGATGATGGTAGTTATTCTCCTTCGATGGACAAACCAGAGCAGGCACTAGACTTTGTACAAGAAGCTGTGTCCAGCTGTGGTTACAGCCTTGGTACTGACATTCACATCGCCCTTAACTGCGCAGCGTCAGAATTCTATGACCAGGTATGCTTCCTAACCTTTTCGTCCTTAGTGACCCGCATCTTCCATAAGTCTTGATACCCTTTAGGTCGATTAACGAACGTATCAGTTGCGCCAAGTTGACCTCGTTTTTATCAGTAATAGGGGTCAAGAGTACGggcttaaaggtgatgttacacgacaCGATTCGCAACGAAGACTTTTACCTCAACACAgcgtcccaacattgttgcgacattgtttcgaatggtgaccacattgttccaacattgcagcGCTCTGTTGtactaaaaatcgtcgtttcgAATCTTTTCGTGTAACACCACCTTAATGTTCGCCAGTAATCCTAAAGCGACAGAAACAAGGGTCTATGTGGTCACGAAgcgaccgagcgagcgacgTAGTCACGCGAGGTCGTTTAGTCCCGTTTAAcgaattttttaatttagtttccCGCCAAATCAAGGTCAGGAGGCGATGCTTTATCGATCATGTGACATTTTTATTTGCGTCGTTGACTGTGATTGGCTGCAGCTATAATTTATTCAGGGATCCGTTTTTGGTTGATAACGGCTGCAAGCGAGAAAAAGAGTCCTTCTTTGTGTCAAAACACAGCCGTGCGACACACAAAGGACTTAATGAAAGTCTATTTGGACCAAAGCTgtaattaaaaaatgaaatgtttcgACATGAGTGGCTGTTTGTTTTAGCCTTTACAAACTGCCTGGACTTGAGTGTTCAGGCATTACTGACCtcaaaagaccaaaaaaaaagaaacgaccGTTTGGTTCTGATAACTTTTCCGACCGATACTTCAGCGTAAAAGACCAAATTTAATGAGGGGAGGTGTAGGTCATAACCCACCAACCAGACCCTAGCTCATGAAGAAATTCATCAAGCTAGTAAAGTTAGAACCCAATTCAGTTTCCGTTCATTATTTGTAACTCGTGCAACAAAGACCGCGCAATACATTGACTTTCTGGTCTCTAGCCTAATTGTCAGGGTTTGTTTGTCTTGAATTGCTATCGGGATTTCAAGATTTCGGTCCTTCTGCTGGAAAAAGTAAGTAAATGTACGTTCGTAGGAAGTTTCGACGGCCGAATTTAGCATCCTGTTAAATATGAACTCTCTTGGTTTTACAGGAGAAGCAGAAATATGAGATAATGGCTAATACTTTCAAAAGTCTCGATGACGTGATTAACTTGTTCTGTGAGCTCCATGACAGATATCCTGGTATTATAGCCATTGTGGACGGAGTGCGCAGTCCGGTAAGTAGCCCGCAAACCACCTCAGTCTCTAGTTTGGAACCTGTGCGCCTTCTTGTCTCCCCCTATCGCGAGCGGAATCCGAGGTAGAGAGTGTACTCCGCCacctttttgtgtgtgtgtggaTGTACGTGCGTGGAGATCAGCAATTCGCTATGTCAGCCCGATGTAAGAGCAACTTTGATTGATTTTTCCAGTACGTTTCATTGGATGGTTTAACGTATTAGCGCTTTGGAGTTTTTAAACAAGGGTAGAAAAATGTAACCATACGTGAAATGGACTTTTGAGAACTGCATATATGTTGCAGTACAATAATATATATGACATAAATACTATAACCTACATTTAAAGCTTGCTATTGAACCGGATTCATCCGATAGGGTACACCTTTTGAAGATAAATGAAAATCCTTATTTCTACCCTCTGTtatgtttctgttatgttatgtttCTGTTCCCCTTGGCCTCTCTGTTAAATATTTTTGCAATTCTCAATAtacgtagtctgctacacagccgtttttagtgtcgtcacgcaacgctcctccccaaggagcgttgcgtgacgacactaaaaacggctgtggaGCAGACTACAATATACGTTCATGAAATTTTCACTGATAGGACAAAGAAGGCTGGAAAAAACTCAATCAGCGAATTGGAGAAAAGTGTTTTATAGTTGGCAACGACTTGTTCAGGAAACACGCCAGCGTGTTAGAGTATGCAATGACAGAGAAGCTTAGCAGTGTTGCTGTTCTTAGTTTGGACCAAGCCAATACCATCACAGGCCTTGCAAAAATGGCGAAGACCGTCGCAGGTTTGTTCGTATCTGAAATTTCGTGCAAGATTATTTATTTGATGTGTTAAAATTGTGAGACAAATGTGGTTAGTATTCATCATGTTACAAGCTACCCCGTGAACGAAGGTTTCTTGTTAACACTCCGGGCGAGGTACTCTCTTTTATGGCCTATACCGGGAAACGTAAAGGGCTAACAGACACATCTCGTGGCtgtgaaaaagacaagaaaacgtCCTGGTTTAGCaatttattcatattaaaaAGAAGGTGCATTAAAGGCAGTTTAAAGGAATGCAGTGTTCTGAACTAgttatgtgaaaggggtaccattagTCAATAGCGGGTATACGAAAGGGCTGGCTTTTTTGTCAAGAAAGGTATGAAAAGGGTAAGGGTTTGCAACTCGTCACGGAGCCTCGCCCAACTTTCACCGTGTTCATTGCCCTGCTTTAATTCACCAATTTTCATCATCCGAAATCATGTTTATTGCAAACGGAAGCAGCAAAACTCACTTCGTGTTTGATTTACTTTACATAATTTTCCTGCAGTTTTGTAGACTTTAACTCATTTTGAAGTGAACTGCCGTTTCTCCTTTACAACCAACAATGTCGCTTATATGTGGTCGTCAGctgccttttttttctagtaGCTTTGATgaagtaacaattttttttgttgttccatAGATCAGGGAGGGCTACTTGCGCTGAAAGAGGGTCCATGTTCGGATCCTTCTTCCATTCTTGTGGATCTggtaagtttttatttttattttttatcccaGGTAGAATACAAAGAACAATTTGGGGTTAACTTGCGAACAAATAGCCCTTTGCCTTAAGCGTCATGATTAATCTATTATGTGTGCAATACTCAAATAGTTTAAGAGCGCTTTAAGTATTTCATTACACGTTGTCAATGACAAATAATTTATTCTGTTGTGATTTTAGCCTGCCCAGCAGGCGGAGAGTAGCCAAAATTAATGCTGATTGTTACCATTCAAACGATAGATGCCGAGCCGTTATTCCCTAGTAGTGACTTTTACCTTTCTTTGTGGCTCAAAAAGCCTATGGAGAATTTAATTTAGGTATTGGGCCACTCGTCCGTCAGTGTTTTGCCTTGTCCTCACTTGAAGGAAAGTACGGAATTTCCCGCGTAAGAGGTGGCTTTTAAATGAAAAGGTTTGTTGAAGTTCCCCTGCAAATCACAGTCCAACCTAATAGTTGCTCGCACCTGGGACAGTTTGGTGAGAACACGCTTCCTCAAGTTTTTCCCGGCAAGTCGTGAAACTGTTCTTACCCTCCCCAGGCTTTTACTGTATTATTAAAAAGTAGGAAGCAGGTAGATACTGGGAACAAGTCTGATCCAACCTCATCTCCAAGGTCGCTCCTCTTCCCTCTCTTGAGAGATCTTTGTAATAAGGTGATCACAAAATCCGGGTCTAGGGCAGAGGGTATTGTCGGGATTCGGTATTTGCccaaaataaaaacgttgctgggatacgggatttgaccaaaaaaaaGTGCGTGATTTGAGTAAACGTTCGCGGGATAAGTTAGTTGACTGCTACCCGGGTAGCGGGATTCGCCAAAATTTGGGACGGAATGCGGCATTGGGAAAGAAACGGAATGCGGGATGTCGATGACCGAAGTTCGAGATGCGggattctcgtgaaaaaggaGCGGGATTGCGGGGTGAGGAAATCCCTTTCCCGACCCTGTACTCTGGCGTGAAATTATCGGTCCCACCAAGTGTTCTGTTCTGTCATGAAAGGCATGACGTTATTTGGCGGTGCTTGTGGTATATTCATACCAGTAACCTCCTTAATCCACTGTAGGTGATTCACTATTCTTGTGTACACTCCATACTTGTATGGCACACCACACCCTGTTTGACCAAAAGACGCCACTCCAGTAAGATACCATTTTTCCCCTGTTCCTTGGCACATCAAAGGTCCTGTGAAGAGTCAGTCAGTCGTGTGTTATTGTAAGCCCTCTTTTTTACCAGTCACTTTCAGTCTGAAGCTACTTTACGGTTTGTTGTTCAATCGTGTAACAGGGGAGTTGGTTGATCTTTGAGCCGCCTCTCTCAACTTTGCATTTTCAACAAATAGACAGCAGTTTTCAATTGGTTATTTAATAGAGAGATTCAATCTTACTGTGTGTtcgttcagtaatagatcacagatgaggTCACAATTTGACAAGAACTATGATCCATAAGAGTGAAGACAAAATTTGCAgtctatttttttgaataaCAACATAAACAACCACTTCAGGCTGGAAATTAAAATCGCTCAAGAGAGACAGAGAAAAACAAAGTGGGCAGTCGTTAGGTAATTTCCATGGTCTTCCATCTCAAAAGAGACCTTTTAAGATGAGGACCACtacgaggacgagatttgatgacttaaagttttttttgagAATTCTTAGACACCCCAGAAAActtgatttttaactttttccgCCAAGAAAGTAACacgtttatttttattgaaggtgGTTAAGCCCTCGTCTGATCGCAGAATCATAATACTTCTAACATTTTGTAACTTGTTCCCGTCATTACGACTttttcgctaaaactcgtagtagaatgacggcggctatcacgttttcccgccaatttACACGTGCGCACTACTTTgtttgagaaaatctcgttctcgtatgTCTTAAAAGCTCAAGATCGACGAGAAGGAAGGAAATCATGTATGTGCCTTTTTCAATTATTCATATCCCCATGCCCGTGCTGTGCCCCTCAATGGTGACCACACCTCTCGTTGGTATCTGCCTCTTGTGATCTGTACTTACCCCCACTGTCACCCTCACAAGTGTCCACACCCCCTTGTTTGTAGCCTGCACATATCATGTCCTCAGGAATGATACCACTGTATGACTGAGGCTCGTTGCATTGCTGGTGTGATACCAGTGGTAAAGCAGCTTCATGCAGTATTCTTGTGGGAGGTCCTTTGATCTTCTCTGTTCCCCAACCCGCGATGTAACACAGTTGACCTACAGGAAAACAGAACTTGTTAGCTCTTTGgagagcaagggtggcgcagtggtgagagcccTCGCCAACTACCAttgtggcctgggttcaaatcccagggTCGACACCATATCTGGGTGgagttgttgttggttttcttGCTTGCTCCGCGAGGTTTTTCTCCGTgcactccggttttcccctctcctcaaaaaccaccACGTCCTATTTCAAATTCGATCCGGAGCGCACGGACACATTTTGtaggaaaacaaatttcaatttttgtagACTGCTACAAGTTGCAGAATAAATGACGCCCAAACCTCGTTGCCCCTCAAGTGAAGGAAATCGTTCAAACAAGGAGATTCTTCTCTCTCCTCCCACCCCCACCACCTTTTCCCCTCATTCATGGTTGTCACAGCAAGTTTTTAATGTAGCTTTATAATGCGTGGAGCTTTAATAACGACGGGGAGTAGCCTGTTAGCATTTCCTTCCAAGAAAGTAGACGGGTCCTTTAACATTGTTCAAATGATGTCGCTATAATGAAAGTCTTCATGGTTCTGGTGATGATTGGTTTCGCCAACGTAGCCTTACTACCGAGTATCACTGTAAAAGATCTTTGCAAAAGCAAAGTACGCCTTACCAGCCTTGAATAGTTGTCCATTGTCCAGACACATGCTCCGCACTTTAGAGGTGAACTGAACTGGTCTGCTAAGTTCTATCAAGGCAATGTCGTGTGTGGTTAGAATCTTTTGTCCATTTGGCGTGGTTTCATTCCGTATATCCCATTTGGGGTGTAAAAACACCTTTTTCACTGTTATGTCCTGTTCCTCTCCTTCCTCCTGGTCCATGTTATGCTCGCCAACGCGTATCTTAAAATAAAAAGCACTGTGTACATTTCCTTGAATAACTGTAGGATTCTGTTACTTTAAACAAAACGGTGTTTAAATTCCTGCCTACCTAATAATCTTAGTTTTGCGactgttttgatttttgttttcatcattATAAGTGAGCCCAAAATCATTCAGTTTGCAGAACATTATTAATGTTCAGCAATCTGAATAATTTCTAGCTCATCTTTGTACATTACCGCGAATAACTAGGATTCTGTTACTTTAAACAAAACGGTGTTTAAATTCCTGCGTACCTAATAATCTTAGTTTGCGACTGTTTTGGTTGTTGTTTGACGTATTCACTATGGATGAGGTAACATTCATTCAGATTGCAGAAAATTATTAATGTTCAGCAATCTGAATGATTTCTAGCTTATCTTTAGCTTAAGTCGCCTTATATTTTTAAGAATCATTTTCATGTTCTGATACCGAACATCACTCCATTTGACCTTAAACGGTTTTACTGGAATTACTAGTCAACAAACCCAGCAGTTGTACAAAGAAGGATAGCATATTCACAATCTAAAAGACGTATCTAGCGCttatttcaaacaaatacaCTGTTACTCAGAGAGATCTATTTAAGCCCTGTAAATTGGGCTGCATGGGTGAGTAAAATCAAGACAGAATCTCTTACGTGGCTCCCTTAACCAGGGCCTACGCAGTCCAATATACCTAGGGCTAATTTGGACCCAAGGGCTGAAATGAGTCTCAGTGTGAGCTGGAATAGGCTTTTGTTGGGGTTGTTTTGGTGTATTTTGTGATCAAAAGGCTGAAAAGGCACTTCAGGGCTgtaacagaatttttttttttactttcactgcaataaaaaagtaaaaccgTTGCTGAAAGTCAACCAACAGGAAAGATCATTGTGGACGAAAATGGGCAGACATTCTGTACGTGCGGGTAGCTGTACACGGGCTACACTACTTCGGCTTCCCGTTTAAGTTTCTAAGGAGCTATGTCAGGGCTGTCTAGTCCACTGGGTTGATATTGCCGCGCAACTGAACGCGTCTTTATTCGCTGaggaacagtgattttgttacctcctCGTTTtgcgtccctgacgcataaaatCGCCAAAGATGCACAAAAGTTCATGGCACGCGTCCCGTAGGACGCAAACATCGATCGACCGATCGATCGATCTGAAGaagtttttgtagaatatcctgttcgtgtgatttctgtggctgttcttgtggctgttgtttaacgacgcatattaatttcttttattcttcGTTGTCCTTTACAAAAGAATATCTTTTATCTGTCTGGTCACAAACGCCCAAGCATTTTCAGTGTAGGACTTATTggtttttgaactgggactcaatgGGTCTGGAGTGGGACTCATGATTtgttcacaagatgagtcctaggactcaccataacaatttgtaacaaaatcactgaagaAACTTAACGTTAGCAAggaatttgtataggtaatagcatgatttgtagtgatatttggcataaataccacgagtgatatttcggaATTGTtttacgtaatttcacgagccgttaggcgagtgaaatttgagacaattttgaaatatcacgagtggtatttatgccaaatatcacgtacaaatcgtggtattaattgtttatactactacccttAGAAGTCTTGTAATTTTcatatgtaggtatttcaaattaagctgaaataccactgctct
This window encodes:
- the LOC140935808 gene encoding trypsin-like; amino-acid sequence: MTNIFITGLGEYFKCGAALISDRWVLTAAHCTIANVGPMIAPASKYPEMLKIRVGEHNMDQEEGEEQDITVKKVFLHPKWDIRNETTPNGQKILTTHDIALIELSRPVQFTSKVRSMCLDNGQLFKAGQLCYIAGWGTEKIKGPPTRILHEAALPLVSHQQCNEPQSYSGIIPEDMICAGYKQGGVDTCEGDSGGPLMCQGTGEKWYLTGVASFGQTGCGVPYKYGVYTRIVNHLQWIKEVTGMNIPQAPPNNVMPFMTEQNTWWDR